The sequence below is a genomic window from Methanosarcinales archaeon Met12.
CCACCGCCAACGAACATCGCGCCCGTCTTCTTCGCGCTATAGCAGATGTCCATGAATTCGCGCATATCCTTGAATGTATCAACATCAAGTCTCTTGGTCTGGGTGTATAACCATGCCTGCAACCCTATGGCAGAATCCGCGATTGCGGGACAGAATATCGGGACATTTTTTTCTGCGGCCACACCTGTTATCGAATTGGGGTCATCGACTCTCAATCCTATCTCCGTCAGCAACTCCCTGATACTCATGCCGTCCCTATCGATGTCTGCAAAAATATCCAAAAGCCTATCCTCAAAAACGGTAAAGTGACGTTCCGGAAGAAAAACGTCGAATATGCGATTGATATGCCTGCGTCTCAATTCAAGGTCATCTACCTGCTCCACTCCTTTGTAGTGGCGCCCTCCAAATGCTTCTATCAAATCGTGAACGATATTTGCGCCCGTAGTGACGAGAACGTCTATCTGCCGCTCTTTTATCAAATCCACGACTATCTGCCGCATTCCTGCAGGCACCATTGCCCCTGCGAATCCTAAAAACTTCGTCCCGTCGTCGCATAGCATCGCTTCATAAATGTCAACGGCTTCTGCCAGTCTGCCCGCACCAAACGCAGCCCCCCTCATCTCTTCAATTAGTTGAGCTACCGTCATACCCGAATCAAGTCGTATTTGTTTGATTGGCTTTTGCAACACCTTATTCACCCCTCTTTTTTGCTACAATGAATTCCCGAATTAGTTTTGCACCCAGCAAGGCGGTTTGCCCGTGGTCATAAGCAGGTGCAATCTCAACCATATCAAATCCAACTGCGCGAGATGCTATGCTTTTAATGACGAATCTAACGTCAGAGGGCGTTAACCCAAAGGGTTCGGGCGTCCCAGCCGCCGGCGCGTATGCAGGATCGATGGCATCGATGTCTATTGAGAGATATATCCTATCTGTACTTAAATAATCGAGCGTCTCCTGTACCACCATATCGATGCCCTCCGATTGAACCTGTTCTGCTGTGTAAAATCTAACGCGATTTTGCCTGACGAAATCATATTCTTCCCTCGCTCCGCTTCGAATCCCAATGGAGACGTAGTTTTCTACGCCACATTCCTCAAGGATGCGCCGCGAGACACATGCATGGCTCTGTTTACTTCCGCTGTATTCATCTCTCTGGTCGAGATGCGCATCCAGTACCATGACCCCAACATCATCGATTGCCTGAATGCACGGATGTGTCAGTGTATGCTCACCGCCCATCATGATAGGCACCTTATCATCTCCTATGATTTTTTCCACTGCCGACCGTACGAGTGCAAGCGTCTCGTCTATATTGGTGCTCACTTCAATATCGCCCAGGTCGCAGAATGGCACCTCGCATAGGTCCACGTCATGCTCTGAACTATATGTCTCAAAATTGTAAGATGCCGCTCGCATTGCTGCAGGCGCTGATCTGGCGCCAGGGCGAAAACATGATGTGCCATCGAAAGGTACCCCGAATATAACAAATTCCGAGTCGTCATAGCCAGCATTGGCATCTGCAAAAACAGGACAGGTAAACAATCGCATCACCGCATATCTATTTTTCTGTTTCCCATGCTTTCAAGATATGTGATTTCCTGCCCCACACTCAATTTGCCCTGCAACTCCTCTTGGACCTTAAGCTCAAACGTGGAGTAGTCATCCATGCACATTAGCTGTGCGGAATCTTTTCCAGAAAAAGATAATATCTGTGCTTTCTTACGCTCAACTATAGGCACGTATATCTTGGCACTGATTGGCTGTACTATCGACCTTTTTTGATTGTCGAATATGCCAACTGCATCTATTCGTGCCTTTGCAGACCCGTGTTTACCTGTCTTGGAAGTGGCGATGTTAAGGATTGTACACGGCTCATCATCTATAACGACATACCTCCCCTGTTTGAGCGTTCTGACCTCTGTTTGTTCTTTCATTAACGTATCCCTCCTATTAAATCTAGGTAACATCTTAATATATATGCCACAATTTAAATGTATGTCAATGACATACAATAGCACCATGAAAAGATTATGCAGGGATATCGCAGATGCAGTTGGCGATGCTATCAAAGACCTTACCAATATTGCAGATGGAGGAGTCATACTTTACGAAGGGGCAAATGGCACGCCCACCGCCAGGATAGACGACATCGCTGAGAAGGCGGCACTTTGCGTTTTAAAGGAAGATGGACGGTCGATCAGGCTGGTAAGCGAAGAGGTGGGAAGCATCGTCTTAGGTGAGCGTCCCGAGTTCACCATCATATTAGACCCGGTGGATGGGACATATAACGCCATTCATGGCATACCCTTCTATTCAATTTCCATAGCCGTTGGTGGCTCCGATCTCTCTCAGGTATATTATGGATATGTTAAGGACCTGGTGACAGGGGATGAATACAGCGCAGAAAGAGCCAAGGGAGCGTTCATGAATGGAAAAGAGCTCCGTGTAGCCGACAAGACCAATTTAGATGAATATTGCGTGTCGGTTAACGGGTGTACACCGTTGATGGATTTCATGAATAAAAATAATAAAAGGATTCGACTGATGGGAAGCGCCTCGCTCGAATTATGTTATGTGGCATCCAATAGGTTGGACGGATTTGTCGACGTCAGAAGGCGCTTGCGCATCACAGATGTGGCAGCAGGAAAACTGATTATAGAAGAAGCGGGCGGAATCGTGACGGACGATAACGGCGCCATACTGAACTCGCCACTCGATGTCAAAAGAAGGGTTAATATCGTAGCTGCTAACGAGGGGATACACAAAGAGTTGATTACCAGATTACAGGGGTGATGTAGGTGAAACCAAAGAAAATAGGCGTTGTTTCACGATGCGACACGGTGGAGGCGATTCAGATGGTCAATGCTATCGTGAACTCCTTCCAGGATTCGGTCAAGATAGTTCTGGAGCCGCGAGCTGCAGCCGAAATAGGCAAACGTGAATGTGCAGTTCCCCTATCCAAAATGGACGTAGATATGATTATCACGGTTGGGGGAGATGGAACCATACTGCGCACCATCCAGCTACTCCCCAGACCAACGCCCATCCTCGGCATCAATATGGGAGACGTGGGATTTCTGGCCGATGTCGTTCCAGCAAGCGCCAAAGAAGTGATCGAACGGGTACTCGATGGATTCGAGATACAGAAGCGTGCGCGACTTGCCGTGCACGTGAATGATGAAAAGCTTCCTCCTGCGACCAATGAGGTGGCAGTTATCACTTCAAGACCTGCCAAAATACTGCACTTCAGAGTTTTAATCGATGGGAAAGAGATCGAAACCACAAGAGCTGATGGTGTTGTAGTGGCAACACCCACTGGTTCGACTGCATATGCCATGAGCGCTGGCGGACCTATCATCGACCCGCGTGTAGATGCCTTTGTGATCGTGCCCCTCGCCCCCTATAAATTATCTGCCAGACCATGGGTCATCCCAGGAGATAGTGAAATAACACTTGAGTTGTTGCGCATAGACAAGAACGCCACGATCGTCATAGACGGACAGCATCGTCAAACCATCACAAAAGAGGACATCACCAGATTTATCAAGGCAAGAGAACCTGCACTATTCGTCAGGACGGATAGGGATTTTTATACAAAAGTGCGAGACACGTTGGTGGTCTGAACGAGGGATAAAATAAAGTTCGTCGTTTGTCAAAAAGGAGAAATATTTGATGATATCAAATCTATATAGATATGCTTATATTTTAGTATATGTATAAGATATACGATTATATTCCACATAGCTATGAGTTAAAAAAAGTAAAGGTGCTCAAATGATAGATAAATTCATTAGTATAATCAAGAAGATTATTGGTGCCGATAAGACTGGAGTAGTTACTGATAAGGATGAGACGGTCAGCGAGTTAATTCGGATGATTGATGGTTTGGCAGAGGAGAAGATTATTGACTGCCGAGGTTTTTCCAGACAGAGAACGATGTACAAGGGTGCCCTTAAAACCATATTGGAGAAGCAGGGAGAGAGTGAAGCAAGAGAGCTTTGTGCGTGGATCATGGCTCACATAAAAGAACATGGAAAAGCCCCGAAAAGCAAAAGCGTGAGAGAACAAGCTGGGCTTTTATAATAGCCTCGACCTAACCAAACTTCACGACTTCCACGTTGGCTTGCTTTAAAAACTCCAGCACTGGTAAATAAAAACGATTTTTATGAATCTATCTACAATTTACGCCTTTTCGATCACAATTTTATCATCGTCAAAAGAAGCGAACAGCTCGCCCTTTAGTTTATTGGACACTCCTTTAGGCATGGTAATCGTAAGTTTGTCGCCCTTCTTGCTCACTTCATAATAAAATTTGGCATGTAATCCTTCGGGAACTTCTACCCACTCCCCCTCTTGCAGTGCTTCTATGTTCTCCATGGATTTGATCTTAACTTTTCTCATAGCACATTACTTTCTCCTTTTCTTATATAACCTTTTTTCGCTGTCATTTGCGTCTCTTGCGGTCACGACTTTGTATCTATCTCCATGCAGTTTTAAAACGATGAACAACGTTCTTCCCTCTACCTGTCCCAGTATTTCCACCAATGATACGCCCTTCCTCGATATTTTTCTCATCAAGATTTTGCCGTTTACGGCTTTATTAACCTCCTTATCGGTTACATTGTGTTTAGAAATGTGTTTTATCGAATTTCTATCCCATTGAATGACTATTTCTCTTCTCACCTATACCACTTCCCCAATATCGCTCCAACGGAGCTATCAATTGGTAATTTTATAATAAACAATTGGACAACGACGATTCATGACACAAAAAAGATGTCGACAACAGCCTCGACCTAACCAAATTTAACGACTTCCACGTTGGCTTGTCTTAGAAACTCCAGCGCTTCCGTATCAGGATAGTCTCCAAGGTATACAACCCTCCCAATCTTCGCATTGATGATCATTTTAGCGCAGAGTATGCACGGCTGATGTGTAGTATACATTGTCGCGTTTTCCGTACTCACGCCATGGATGGCGGCTTGTATAATTGCATTTTGTTCAGCATGAACAGCCCGACAGAGTTCGTGCCGCTCTCCTGATGAGATGCCGTTTTGCTCCCTTATGCATCCAATATCCAAACAGTGCGCCAGGCCATGCGGAGCTCCATTATACCCTGTTGAGAGGATGCGGTTGTCCCTTACCATTACGGCGCCCACCTGATTTCTCAGACACGTCGACCTCTTTGCCACTACCGATGATATCTCCATGAAATATTCGTCGACAGATTGCCTCATTTTTCTCCCATATGCTACCCAATATCTTTTTAGAAGAAGTATTAAATGATATATACATATGTATATGTTCATTCGGGATGGGGGCAAAAAATGAAAATACAGAAACCGAGAGGCACGCGCGATTTTTTGCCAGAAGAGATGACAAAAAGGCGCTTTATCGAGAGTAAAATGCGCCAGACAGTAGAAAACTGGGGATATCGAGAGGTCCAAACGCCCACCTTTGAGCACCTGGAACTATTCACGATTAAATCAGGGGCAACCATCGTAGACGAAATATATGATTTCGAGGACAAGGGTGGACGGGCATTGGCCCTCAGACCAGAGCTGACCGCATCGGTCCTGCGGATGTATGTTGACAAGCTACAGGTGACGCCAAAACCCCTGAAACTCTATTATTTCGGAAACTGTTTTCGATATGAACGGCCGCAAAAAGGGCGCCTTAGAGAATTCTGGCATTTGGGGGCCGAATTAATCGGCAGTGACCGTCCTGAAGCAGACGCCGAGGTCATCGCACTCGCATCCTCTGTGCTTGATGCGATCGATCTTAAGGGAGATTTGCGCATTGGACAACTAAGCGTACTTAGAGCACTCATGGGTTCACTGGATGCGGAAACGCGGAGTATGGTCATGAGGCATATCGACAAGAAAGATAGCCAAGGGCTTGTTGGACTCTTAGAACAGGTCGGCGCCCAGAATATAAAAGAGCCCATTCTCAACCTGATCAGTTTAAAAGGAGGAGATGCAATCAGCAAGGCGCGCGAGATAGTCGGCGACCTTCCTGGCCTGGCTCATCTCGAAAGTGTTTTGGACACGTTAAATGCACTTGGGATTGAGTACTCGATCGATTTCGGCATTGCACGAGGGCTGGACTATTACACGGATATGGTCTTTGAAATCTACGCGGAGAACCTTGGTGCGCAGAACCAGATCTGCGGAGGAGGCACCTATCGACTGGCACATCTGTTCGGTGGCAGGGATACGCCGTCTACTGGCTTTGCCATAGGCTTTGACAGGGTCATCGAGGCGCTGGGCACTATACGGGTGCCCACTCAAAAGACAGTCGTAGTCATATCCACCGACAGGGCGAGCTCCGAAGCACAAAAAATTGCGCAACGATTGAGAGAACACATCCCCACGAACGTAGACCTGATGGGCAGGAATTTCACAGTCCAGTTATCCCACGCCGATGCCATTGGAGCCACCTATGCAGTCATAATTGGACCAAAAGAATTACGGGCCGGGAAGGTTACCCTTAAAAATATGGAGACTGCTGAACAGGAGATGCTGACGCTGGATGAGGTTATTCGGCGCATCGCATATTAATACCTCGTGCCGAAAGTTGTGAACTCGCCCGTTGGAGTGCCCATCTTGACTTTTACATCTTGAACGTATGCACCAGGTGGTCCCCTTCGGAGCAATGCAATCAGTTCATTTACTCTGTCTTTTTCTCCCTCAACGACCACATGAACGCGACCATCCGATAAATTGCAGACGTATCCTGTCAGGCCAAGGATCGTTGCATGACGCACGGTGAATGCCCTGAAGCCGATCATTTGCACTCTTCCAGATACATATATCTCTGCACGCGTTTCCATCATGGCTTTTGCACATCCTTGAACGTGACCTTGACTCCTCTCTGCCTCAATTCCTGTTCAACTATCTCGAAGAATATGCCCTTGCCACTCACGTGTTCATGTCTGCATGATGCTATCTTGCCCCCACGATATCCCATGCTGGTCGTCTCTGCTCCGCAAGATGGACTCTTCGGCATCCCTATCATCTCGATCTCTGCACCTTTTTCAGCCAATAATTGAATCATGTCTGCATATGGCTTAAATAAGCGGTGGCAAAATCTATGGTATTCAGGAAAGTCCAGCTGATTTTTAGTCACTTCCCAGCGCTTCAGTCCAAAATAAATGGTTTCAGGACACGGTAGCTGGATCACGGGCGCATCCAGCTCAAATTCGACGCCCTTGCTCACTCGCACCATTGGATTCAGCAAACAGTGTGCAACCACCTGTATTCTCATCCGAGACCCATCGCCGTATTAGTTTTCTGCATTGATTTCTCTGCACTCTTTTCCAGATTCGTCATCGCACGAATCGCATCCACATTTTCCGGTATTACGGTTGACTCCTGGTGAATTGCCTGGAAAAAATAGAGCTCTCCCCCTTCGACATCAATGGAATCCTCCCAGATGCAGTTCTCCCATACATCATATCTGGGCCTGCCCATATCTCTCCCCATCTCGATGATGGAGGCAGTCGAAGTCAGTCCATCTGCCGCGCTTACAAATCGAATTCGCGGTCTTTTTTGCAACACCGCTTTTACGTCGTCTACCGCTGGAAT
It includes:
- a CDS encoding translation initiation factor IF-5A, whose translation is MKEQTEVRTLKQGRYVVIDDEPCTILNIATSKTGKHGSAKARIDAVGIFDNQKRSIVQPISAKIYVPIVERKKAQILSFSGKDSAQLMCMDDYSTFELKVQEELQGKLSVGQEITYLESMGNRKIDMR
- a CDS encoding bifunctional fructose-bisphosphatase/inositol-phosphate phosphatase; the protein is MKRLCRDIADAVGDAIKDLTNIADGGVILYEGANGTPTARIDDIAEKAALCVLKEDGRSIRLVSEEVGSIVLGERPEFTIILDPVDGTYNAIHGIPFYSISIAVGGSDLSQVYYGYVKDLVTGDEYSAERAKGAFMNGKELRVADKTNLDEYCVSVNGCTPLMDFMNKNNKRIRLMGSASLELCYVASNRLDGFVDVRRRLRITDVAAGKLIIEEAGGIVTDDNGAILNSPLDVKRRVNIVAANEGIHKELITRLQG
- a CDS encoding cytidine/deoxycytidylate deaminase family protein, whose translation is MRQSVDEYFMEISSVVAKRSTCLRNQVGAVMVRDNRILSTGYNGAPHGLAHCLDIGCIREQNGISSGERHELCRAVHAEQNAIIQAAIHGVSTENATMYTTHQPCILCAKMIINAKIGRVVYLGDYPDTEALEFLRQANVEVVKFG
- the hisS gene encoding histidine--tRNA ligase translates to MKIQKPRGTRDFLPEEMTKRRFIESKMRQTVENWGYREVQTPTFEHLELFTIKSGATIVDEIYDFEDKGGRALALRPELTASVLRMYVDKLQVTPKPLKLYYFGNCFRYERPQKGRLREFWHLGAELIGSDRPEADAEVIALASSVLDAIDLKGDLRIGQLSVLRALMGSLDAETRSMVMRHIDKKDSQGLVGLLEQVGAQNIKEPILNLISLKGGDAISKAREIVGDLPGLAHLESVLDTLNALGIEYSIDFGIARGLDYYTDMVFEIYAENLGAQNQICGGGTYRLAHLFGGRDTPSTGFAIGFDRVIEALGTIRVPTQKTVVVISTDRASSEAQKIAQRLREHIPTNVDLMGRNFTVQLSHADAIGATYAVIIGPKELRAGKVTLKNMETAEQEMLTLDEVIRRIAY
- the speB gene encoding agmatinase; this translates as MRLFTCPVFADANAGYDDSEFVIFGVPFDGTSCFRPGARSAPAAMRAASYNFETYSSEHDVDLCEVPFCDLGDIEVSTNIDETLALVRSAVEKIIGDDKVPIMMGGEHTLTHPCIQAIDDVGVMVLDAHLDQRDEYSGSKQSHACVSRRILEECGVENYVSIGIRSGAREEYDFVRQNRVRFYTAEQVQSEGIDMVVQETLDYLSTDRIYLSIDIDAIDPAYAPAAGTPEPFGLTPSDVRFVIKSIASRAVGFDMVEIAPAYDHGQTALLGAKLIREFIVAKKRGE
- a CDS encoding acylphosphatase; the protein is MMETRAEIYVSGRVQMIGFRAFTVRHATILGLTGYVCNLSDGRVHVVVEGEKDRVNELIALLRRGPPGAYVQDVKVKMGTPTGEFTTFGTRY
- a CDS encoding deoxyhypusine synthase, translated to MQKPIKQIRLDSGMTVAQLIEEMRGAAFGAGRLAEAVDIYEAMLCDDGTKFLGFAGAMVPAGMRQIVVDLIKERQIDVLVTTGANIVHDLIEAFGGRHYKGVEQVDDLELRRRHINRIFDVFLPERHFTVFEDRLLDIFADIDRDGMSIRELLTEIGLRVDDPNSITGVAAEKNVPIFCPAIADSAIGLQAWLYTQTKRLDVDTFKDMREFMDICYSAKKTGAMFVGGGVPKNFILQSMIVTPRGGFDYAIQLTMDRAEMGGLSGATLDEAKSWGKIGEYARAVTVYADATIALPIIIAAVKERLNR
- a CDS encoding NAD(+)/NADH kinase, which produces MKPKKIGVVSRCDTVEAIQMVNAIVNSFQDSVKIVLEPRAAAEIGKRECAVPLSKMDVDMIITVGGDGTILRTIQLLPRPTPILGINMGDVGFLADVVPASAKEVIERVLDGFEIQKRARLAVHVNDEKLPPATNEVAVITSRPAKILHFRVLIDGKEIETTRADGVVVATPTGSTAYAMSAGGPIIDPRVDAFVIVPLAPYKLSARPWVIPGDSEITLELLRIDKNATIVIDGQHRQTITKEDITRFIKAREPALFVRTDRDFYTKVRDTLVV